In Gossypium hirsutum isolate 1008001.06 chromosome D01, Gossypium_hirsutum_v2.1, whole genome shotgun sequence, the genomic window CACAGATGTCAACAGAATCATCCCCCCAGCACTACAGAATTCAAAAGCAGAACCCAGCAGAGAAAATTGTGCAGGCTAAAATGTTGGAAAAAGAGAAGTCTTCTGTCTCGAAAAAGGTGCTTTTACCTAATATCAGCGGTATCTTCAATCGAAGAAAGAACCAAATTGAGGGTGGATCTCCGTCGTATCTGCCAGGTGAGAAGACTCTGTAACATTGCATTTGCCTGATCTTTGTACATTTATCAATGGTTGAGAGAAACATATTTGGTTGTGTGTACATCTGAGAACTGTGAAATCAAATCCCTGTTATTCTTGTGTGAGGAATTTAAAGTGGAACATCTAAGGATTAGTTTGCAAGCAAGGTGGAGTAAATGACTTGTGTATATTATTACTATTAGGTTAATTGATGACTTGGCAATGGAAATGAATGTTTGTGTTGTTTTAAGTGCCAAAAGTTCTTGGAGAGCAATGTGGCAGCAATGATGTTGACGAGCCTTCGGCACGAAGCAAAGTTAAGCTTTGATGTTTTTGGTCACTCAAATGACtggtagtatatatatatatacacacacaacaAATGTTCTTCACATCCTGATTATCAGCCTGAAACTTGTCTAATTTGCATTATTTTGATTGAGGAATGAGAAGCAGGTGAATCTActtgattttatatataaataaaaacaagagTATGACCAAAGTGGGCATACCTTAGATGAGAGAAAATCTTATGGTATCACCAGTACCAATCTCAATTATTGATGTCAACATGTGAGTCTCTTTTAGTAATTAATTTGATGGCATGATATAGATAAGGGAGTGGGagtggaaaaaaagaaaagggacttgTGAGCCTTTTCCTCTTAATATTTTGACAAATGAAAGCAAAGTCCATTTAGATGAAATCAATCACACTGAAAATGAAAATGCCCTTAAATCCCATGCATGAGAACACTACTTAACAATAGAAATCATTCAACACTCTCAAGTcttaaatcaattgaaaatttagtgaattatcctaaaatttgaaaggaaaaaaaaaatataaacaagaaaaatacaaaaaaacgtTAACATGGGAAAATGAAGTTAAAAATATGGAAAAGACtacaaatttcaaaacaaatccattaaaaagaaaaatctcGTCTATCCCGTGCCACTGGAAACTCTGGAAGTTAAAACTtcccccaaaaagaaaaaaaacctttcaTCGCTCTTAAAGGCCAACCATCCCTTTCTCTCtctgaagaaaaaaaaacccatcaTTTTCTTGAAACAGAACTCTTCCTTTTTCCATCCCCTAAAACCCATTTTTTCTACCACTCTTTGTGCCTTGGAATGATGTCAAGTAGCAGAGAAAGAGAAGAGTCATTAACTTTCCCAACAAACCCATCATCGACCTCTTCTCCAATCACAGTTTCAGACCACCTTGACCGTTATCTCCAGGACCCATCTTCCCACATCGGAAGTGCTTCTGGGAGTTACTCAAACGAGGGTCCTCTAGCTGCTGAAACAGCTAGTCCCAGTAACAGTGATGTTGAGTTTGGTTTCTCAAGGCATGACTTTAGACAGCAAAGTCCAATCTCTGGCACTGTACAGTTCTATCAACGCCATGTCTTCCTTTGCTACAAAAGCCCATCAGTTTGGCCTCCTAGGATTGAGGCTGCTGAGTTTGATCGTTTGCCTAGGTTGTTGTCTGCCGCTGTTCTGGCCAGGAAGGCTGATATGATAAAAGAGGTTAGTCATTAGTgtgcttttttctttctttttggttcATTATGATTCGAAAGATCTCAAGGTCTGGTTAGTGCTTTTGGCTTCAAATTtgttatctttataaatttttggtGAACTTAAGTGGGTTTCTGTTTTTTCCCTTGATTGGCTTAATCTTTTGAGTGATCCCAAAATGTAGAAAATTTGTGGTTTTCTTACGAACTGAATcccatttttattaatttgtggGTTTAATGGGTTTTTGTGGTGGGCCTGTATGAACAGATTGACTTTAGGTTATggttctttatttatctttttaacaAAAAATCACATTTATTCAGACTGGTTTTGCTTTTTGGTAACTTGAAGTTCTTGTTTAGGTGAGTTGGAGCTTTGGAGAAATGCAGTTTTGACATTTTGGCGTCACATTTTAGTAAATTAGACCGGGTTTTTTTCTCCAGTGTGATTGTCGTTTTCTCTAAAGGTTCTCATGAAGGGAAATAtgattttgtgtgtgtgtgtgttaatAGTTTCTATTTCACCTTCTTACcttagggtttagggttcaaCTTTAGTACATTCATGTAGGCTTTTGGTGGTTTGTTAAGTAACTTTGTTTAGGAGTGATTTTGAGGTCTGCAATCTGTTTTCTTTTTAGTTCAGAACTTGTAATTACAAAATTCAATCTGTTTTATTACCTAGGGGATACAATCCTGTTTTACGATTTGTGTGTTTAAAGGTGATTTAGTGCTCTTCAGTCTGATTTTTTTTCTGCTTCATATTTGTTCGTTTGATGTATGCTTTGCATTTCTTACCGATATTTTTCTGAAGcagaattattttgattttatatgtTAACACACCTAGCTTATGTTAAAGTTTGGATTTGATGTTCTCAAATCAACATGATCCTATGAATCCTGAAGGAACTAAATaaatgatttctttctttttttatttcgataAATGTCTGTTTTTCAACGTGTTTGTTTCAACTTTCTATATTTAATGTGAAGAGGCATCTATAAAAGCATATCCATACAGGCATGCAATGCTGGTTATAGGTCAGTCAGAATTACTTTCCCTTTGTATCTTTCTAGGGCACCACATTGAGTCACTGAGGTATTCCCTTTTGGTTACAATGTAAATCTTTTTATCACCATGAACAGATAAATTACATACTTTAGATGAAAAGATAAATGATATGATAGTTGGTTGTTGGTTTAAGcgtcatttaaaattttgaattttcccTGTCCACCATTCTTACATTATCTATTTCTGCTTGTCTTCTTATAGACCCGCTTGACAATATGTGAAGGGCATGATGGGACTGAGACATCCAATGGAGATGTACTAATATTTCCAGACATGATTAGATACAGGTCTATTGCTGCTCCATTGAGGTTTCCTTAGATGTTTCACCTTTACTTTCAAGCTTAATACTGATCACTGTTTTAGCTAAGGATGCAGGAGATTGACCCATTTTGATGTTGACACTTTTGTTGAAGAAGTACTTGTAAAGAATGGTGAGTGGCTGCCTGGAACTCCTGAAAAACTAGAAGGGtcatttgtttttgtttgttctCATGGATCCCGAGATCGGCGTTGTGGAGTTTGTGGACCTCCACTGGTTAGCAGATTCAAAGAAGAGATAGTATTGTATGGTCTTCAAGGTAGAGTGTCTGTTAGCCCATGCTCACACATTGGGGGTCATAAGTATGCAGGAAATGTTATTATATTTGGATCAAATTTCAACGGAGAAGTCACTGGACATTGGTAGGAGTGATCTCTCTTCCACTGGCTATTTTGTTGAATCTccctttatttgttaatttagtttctttttcttcatgTAACTCTTCTACTGGATTGATAACTGAacctcctttttatttttttaaattcatatatattttgtGCAGGTATGGGTATGTTACCCCTGATGATGTACCTACACTGCTAGAGTGGCATATTGGGAAGGGAGAAATTATAGATGCGTTGTGGAGGTAACTTTTTTGGCATCAGCTTGCTTCTATGTTATTATCAATCCTTCGTTTGATGTCGGTTTCATGTGTAGAATATAATATAAGAGGATTATAAAATGCAATATGCCAAAACTTTAGTGTTTAAGGTGGGGCAAGTGTGAAATAGAAGTTGCAGCGAGTAGTTTGACTCAAAACAGAATATGAGCATGTAAAATGATGCCGGGAAGATGCTCAAAATCTTCACCTTATATTGCTCTGTAGTGAACGGTGGGAGCTACGGTAGTACCTTGAATGTTTTCTTACAGAACAAGAAATGTTCAGAGTATAGACACGATTTGACACACTTACCATGTATAATAGGGGATTTAAATGCTTATTTCAGGGGTCAGATGGGTTTATCTGAAGAAGAACAGAAGAAGTTTCAAGAACTAAGGCGCCTAGCAAATGGTGAAACTACCAAAGAGGCAACACAAAGACAAATGGATGAGATGAACATAACTGCCTGTCAATCTCAAGACAATCTCGCAAGCTGTTGCCAAAGAAACAGCAGTTCTTGTTGCCATGACCCTCCAAAGTCGGATATTGTGGGTACAGATGAGGGGGTAGCAAAGCTGACACCCGAAAAGAAAAAAAGTGGCAAGAAGCTTATTTCGAGGATAAATAGCGGAAAAGGTGCCAGTGTACGCAAGGTTTGTGCCAAACCAACTTGGTTCGAGAGCTGGGAACGTGAAGATACATATGCTGCTCTTGCTGTTGTTTGTGCTGCTGCATCAATTGCTGTTGCTTATAGCTGCTATAAACAGCTAAGTTAGAAGTGTGATATGATGTTGACATTGCTCATACTAAGCTGATGGTATCATGAAGTCTCTCACATCCCTTTTGAGTACTTTTGCTATTTTTCTGCAAGAATTTTGTTTGGCATTGGCCATATTCCAATTGTCATCTTCCCCAGTTAATGAATGAGGAGTTAGAAATGTTGACGTTAAAGCTAAATAAGTTATTAACTGATGTGAAGTAGCAATTGCCATTAATGCATATTATCATCAACCAACCATCAATCTTAAGAAAACTATTCAAGAAAGCTGCATGTAGTAGAACTGGGAAGGTCTTGTTTCATACAGAGTCTCGTTTAAAAAGAAAAGGCATGCGCAATTATCCACAACACGGTGGTATACCAAATTACACCGGATCAGTTGTCTACCAAGTCTGCATCGAGCTGATGCAAGAAAGCTCTGCTATAACATTTGAAGATCGAAATACAAGGCCTCTCATTCTACAGTTGTTAATCAGTCTCGGTTCTTTGTAACATATTGACAACAGCTATGTAATCGGTATTATCTAAAATCTAAACACCATTTACTTTAAGGCCATTTAATGACTTGCACAGGCCATTCTGGTCTGCAAACTTGTGCAACTCAGATTCAATTGTCAATGCAATTGCGGTATCATCTGGATCTGGCTCAGGAAATTCTACATGTACTGACCCCTGTTTG contains:
- the LOC107921985 gene encoding uncharacterized protein; amino-acid sequence: MMSSSREREESLTFPTNPSSTSSPITVSDHLDRYLQDPSSHIGSASGSYSNEGPLAAETASPSNSDVEFGFSRHDFRQQSPISGTVQFYQRHVFLCYKSPSVWPPRIEAAEFDRLPRLLSAAVLARKADMIKETRLTICEGHDGTETSNGDVLIFPDMIRYRRLTHFDVDTFVEEVLVKNGEWLPGTPEKLEGSFVFVCSHGSRDRRCGVCGPPLVSRFKEEIVLYGLQGRVSVSPCSHIGGHKYAGNVIIFGSNFNGEVTGHWYGYVTPDDVPTLLEWHIGKGEIIDALWRGQMGLSEEEQKKFQELRRLANGETTKEATQRQMDEMNITACQSQDNLASCCQRNSSSCCHDPPKSDIVGTDEGVAKLTPEKKKSGKKLISRINSGKGASVRKVCAKPTWFESWEREDTYAALAVVCAAASIAVAYSCYKQLS